Proteins encoded together in one Bos javanicus breed banteng chromosome 6, ARS-OSU_banteng_1.0, whole genome shotgun sequence window:
- the LOC133249588 gene encoding nitric oxide-associated protein 1, with the protein MTALWNSWPVPAVLRSSGATVRVRKGGSALLPTPAFLMLPARLARRLLCGFLRGPTPIVTRNGVRETLLERRCATDYSSRHSAGLGRGLPRGATATGGNPGGADLEESFLFPEYVLDSESEATLQDQLRELQQRQEEEERRIEQQREERRQQKLGAGRRVHQVVGHPDPTVPPSGQNCSGCGAELHCQDPGVPGYLPSEKFNSAVAEEGGLERTVCQRCWLLVHHRRALRLQVSQGQFLELVSAALRRPEPALVLYMVDLLDLPDTLLPHLPALVGPKQLIVLGNKVDLLPQDTPNYRQRLRERLWDECIGAGLLPPRGYRRAQRSSGDRPRGGEDNANLPSKSSTVLRDVRLISAKTGYGVEELISALQRSWRYRGDVYLVGSTNAGKSTLFNTLLESDYCIAKGAEAIDRATISPWPGTTLNLLKFPICNPTPYRMFQRQKRLKRDATEAEEDLSQQEQNKLNLLKKHGYLVGRVGRTFSYSEAQKDKAAFEFDADSFAFDMGNEPVLAADKSTKRVELTPEDVKDAHWFYDTPGITKENCILSLLTEKEVNIVLPTHSIIPRTFMLKPGMVLFLGALGRIDFLKGNQSAWFTVVASNFLPVHITSLDKADTMYQKHAGHTLLKVPVGGEERMAGFPPLVAEDITLDEGLGESEAVADIKFSSAGWVAVTPQFKDTLTLRGYTPQGTVLTVRRPLLPHIVNIKGKRIKGSVAYKTKRPPALMYNLQKKR; encoded by the exons ATGACGGCTCTCTGGAACTCCTGGCCTGTCCCTGCTGTTTTACGCTCATCTGGGGCCACAGTGCGTGTGCGAAAAGGTGGCTCCGCCCTTTTGCCCACTCCTGCATTTCTCATGCTGCCCGCGCGCCTAGCTCGCAGGCTTCTCTGCGGCTTCTTGCGGGGACCCACTCCCATTGTAACGCGTAACGGCGTCCGGGAGACGCTCCTCGAGAGGAGATGCGCTACCGATTACTCCTCCCGACACTCAGCGGGCCTGGGACGTGGTCTTCCTCGTGGCGCGACAGCGACTGGGGGTAACCCAGGAGGGGCTGACCTGGAAGAGAGTTTTCTGTTCCCTGAGTATGTCCTGGATTCGGAGTCGGAAGCAACCCTCCAGGACCAGCTGCGGGAGCTGCAGCagcggcaggaggaggaggagagacggATAGAGCAGCAGCGAGAGGAGAGGCGGCAGCAGAAGTTAGGCGCCGGCCGGCGGGTACACCAAGTGGTGGGGCACCCAGACCCAACGGTGCCGCCCAGCGGCCAGAACTGTTCTGGCTGCGGTGCGGAGCTGCACTGCCAGGACCCCGGCGTTCCCGGCTACCTGCCCAGCGAGAAGTTTAACAGCGCGGTGGCGGAGGAAGGGGGGCTGGAGCGGACTGTATGCCAGCGCTGCTGGCTGCTAGTGCATCACCGGCGCGCCCTGCGCCTTCAGGTGAGCCAGGGACAGTTCCTGGAGCTGGTGAGCGCCGCGCTGCGGCGGCCCGAGCCAGCTCTTGTACTGTACATGGTGGACCTACTGGATCTGCCCGACACCTTGCTGCCCCACCTGCCCGCCCTGGTGGGCCCCAAGCAACTGATCGTGCTGGGAAACAAGGTGGACCTGCTGCCCCAAGACACTCCCAACTACCGGCAGCGGCTCCGGGAGCGACTGTGGGACGAATGCATCGGCGCCGGGCTCCTGCCGCCCCGCGGCTACCGAAGAGCTCAACGTTCCAGTGGGGACCGGCCACGGGGCGGGGAGGACAACGCGAATCTTCCGTCGAAGTCCAGCACGGTGCTCAGAGACGTGCGGCTCATCAGCGCCAAGACAGGCTATGGAGTTGAGGAGTTGATCTCCGCGCTCCAGCGCTCCTGGCGCTACCGGGGCGACGTCTACCTGGTTGGCTCAACCAACGCTGGCAAGTCCACTCTTTTCAATACGCTTCTGGAGTCCGATTATTGCATCGCCAAGGGCGCTGAAGCTATCGACAGGGCCACCATCTCTCCTTGGCCTG GTACTACATTAAACCTTCTGAAGTTTCCTATTTGTAACCCAACTCCTTACAGAATGTTTCAAAGGCAAAAAAGGCTTAAAAGAGATGcaactgaagcagaagaagatCTTAGTCAACAAGAACAAAATAAACTGAATCTCTTAAAAAAGCATGGTTATTTAGTAG GAAGGGTTGGAAGAACATTCTCATATTCAGAAGCACAGAAGGATAAAGCTGCCTTTGAATTTGATGCCGATTCATTTGCCTTTGATATGGGAAATGAACCTGTTCTGGCTGCAGATAAATCCACCAAACGAGTAGAACTGACCCCAGAAGATGTGAAAGATGCCCACTGGTTTTATGACACCCCTGGAATTACAAAGGAAAATTGT ATTTTAAGTCTTctaacagaaaaagaagtaaatattgtATTGCCAACACATTCCATTATTCCAAGAACTTTTATGCTAAAACCAGGAATGGTTCTATTTTTGGGTGCCTTAGGCCGCATAGATTTTCTGAAG ggaaatcagtcaGCTTGGTTTACAGTTGTGGCTTCCAACTTCCTTCCTGTTCACATTACTTCATTGGACAAGGCAGATACTATGTATCAGAAGCACGCAGGTCATACGCTACTGAAG GTACCAGTGGGTGGAGAAGAAagaatggcaggatttcctcctCTTGTTGCTGAAGACATCACGTTAGATGAAGGACTTGGGGAATCTGAAGCAGTGGCTGACATCAAGTTCTCCTCTGCAG GTTGGGTAGCAGTGACACCGCAGTTTAAGGACACACTGACCCTCCGAGGCTATACACCTCAAGGGACAGTCCTGACAGTCCGGCGCCCTCTCTTGCCACATATAGTTAACATCAAAGGAAAGCGCATCAAGGGAAGTGTGGCGTATAAAACCAAAAGGCCTCCTGCTCTTATGTACAATCTGCAGAAGAAAAGATAG